In a genomic window of Nicotiana tabacum cultivar K326 unplaced genomic scaffold, ASM71507v2 Un00011, whole genome shotgun sequence:
- the LOC107773552 gene encoding cinnamyl alcohol dehydrogenase 2: protein MAKNPEEEHSVKAFGFAARDTSGVLSPFNFSRRATGEKDVQFKVLYCGICHTDLHFIKNEWGVTRYPVVPGHEIVGVVTEVGTKVENFKVGDKVGVGYMVGSCRKCASCDNDMENYCPGQIPTANGTNSDGTVTYGGYSDIMVSDEHFVVHWPENLPMEAAPLLCAGITTYSPMKYFGLDKPGMHIGVVGLGGLGHMAVKFAKAFGAKVTVISTSIGKKDEALQHLGADLFVLSSQPQEIQGALNTMDGIIDTVSADHPLLPLLGMLKPNGKLVMVGAYAKPLQLPVFPLLLGRKLVAGSAIGGIKETQEMLDFASKHNITPDVEVVPMDYVNTAVDRLLKSDVKYRFVLDIGNHSNST from the exons ATGGCAAAAAACCCAGAAGAAGAGCATTcagtgaaggcttttggatttGCAGCTAGAGACACTTCTGGGGTTCTTTCTCCTTTCAACTTTTCAAGAAG GGCTACTGGGGAGAAAGATGTGCAATTCAAAGTCTTGTATTGTGGAATTTGCCATACAGATCTTCACTTTATCAAGAATGAATGGGGAGTCACTAGATATCCTGTTGTACCTGG GCATGAGATTGTGGGTGTGGTGACTGAAGTCGGTACAAAAGTTGAGAATTTTAAAGTTGGAGACAAAGTAGGAGTTGGATACATGGTAGGATCATGTCGTAAATGTGCAAGCTGTGACAATGATATGGAGAATTACTGTCCTGGTCAGATACCGACTGCTAATGGTACTAACTCCGATGGAACAGTAACGTATGGAGGTTACTCCGATATCATGGTTTCTGATGAACATTTTGTAGTTCATTGGCCTGAGAATTTGCCAATGGAAGCAGCTCCTTTACTGTGTGCTGGGATCACAACTTATAGTCCAATGAAATATTTTGGACTAGATAAGCCTGGAATGCATATTGGTGTTGTTGGTCTTGGTGGTCTTGGTCATATGGCTGTGAAATTTGCTAAGGCTTTTGGAGCTAAAGTCACAGTTATTAGTACCTCTATTGGTAAAAAAGATGAAGCTCTTCAACATCTTGGTGCTgatttgtttgtacttagcagCCAGCCTCAGGAGATTCAG GGTGCATTGAACACAATGGATGGCATTATCGATACAGTTTCAGCAGATCATCCACTTTTGCCATTGCTTGGTATGTTAAAGCCTAATGGGAAGCTTGTTATGGTTGGTGCATATGCAAAACCACTTCAACTGCCAGTTTTTCCCTTGCTTTTGG GAAGGAAGCTAGTGGCTGGGAGTGCTATAGGAGGAATAAAAGAAACTCAGGAAATGTTAGATTTTGCGTCAAAGCATAATATAACACCAGATGTTGAAGTCGTGCCAATGGACTATGTGAACACTGCTGTCGATCGCCTACTGAAGTCTGATGTGAAGTATCGATTCGTGCTCGATATTGGCAACCATTCAAACTCTACTTAA
- the LOC142178873 gene encoding uncharacterized protein LOC142178873 — MEAVCRKFLWTGGNETSHKSLLAWEKFCYPHSAGGFNVMDIHIWNKAAVSKHYWNLSKKKDKLWIQWINCYYIKGRQVWDTYPNQASWMVRKIMKAKKNFEEARYTHSDILALNSFSIKKLYQRLRVTFPKVTWKRLVCNNAGCPKWVFNLTLVAHGRLYTRDRLAKWGIANNLVCPLCEHDNESLDHLFFKCSFSAALWNKLLIWQGVHKQIMGWVQEQEWAIKFANEKNAKAEMYRMVLACSVYYIWKERNQRIFQRRRRTVDNLGMLIVQDIHCRGSHNKKITKQLESMNFYP, encoded by the coding sequence ATGGAAGCTGTGTGTAGAAAGTTCCTTTGGACTGGGGGAAATGAAACGTCACATAAATCTCTCCTGGCTTGGGAGAAGTTCTGCTATCCTCACTCAGCTGGTGGCTTTAATGTTATGGATATCCATATATGGAATAAGGCAGCAGTAAGCAAACATTACTGGAACTTGAGCAAAAAGAAGGACAAGTTGTGGATTCAATGGATTAATTGCTACTATATTAAAGGGAGGCAAGTTTGGGATACATATCCAAACCAAGCTTCCTGGATGGTTAGGAAAATAATGAAGGCCAAAAAGAATTTTGAAGAAGCAAGATACACTCATTCTGATATTCTAGCCCTGAATTCCTTTTCTATCAAAAAACTTTATCAGAGATTGAGAGTTACTTTCCCAAAGGTTACTTGGAAGAGACTTGTCTGTAATAATGCAGGGTGTCCTAAATGGGTATTCAATTTGACGTTGGTAGCACATGGAAGATTGTACACAAGAGATCGATTAGCCAAGTGGGGCATTGCTAATAATTTGGTTTGTCCATTGTGTGAACATGATAATGAATCACTTGATCACTTATTTTTTAAGTGTAGCTTCTCTGCAGCTCTATGGAATAAATTACTCATATGGCAAGGAGTGCATAAACAAATTATGGGATGGGTGCAAGAGCAGGAGTGGGCGATTAAATTTGCAAATGAGAAAAACGCAAAAGCAGAAATGTATAGAATGGTGCTGGCATGTAGTGTTTACTATATTTGGAAAGAgagaaatcaaagaatatttcaaagaagaagaagaactgtTGACAATCTGGGCATGCTAATAGTGCAAGATATACACTGTCGAGGGAGCCACAACAAGAAGATTACAAAGCAACTGGAATCCATGAATTTCTACCCCTGA
- the LOC107773242 gene encoding putative mannitol dehydrogenase, which translates to MEKSLEEVHPVKAFGWAAKDTSGLLSPFKFSRRETGDKDVKLKILYCGICHTDLHQVKNEWGFSQYPMVPGHEIVGEVTEVGSKVEKFKVGEKAGVGCLVGSCRSCENCTNDLENYCSKGIATYNAIYHDGTPTYGGYSDMIVVDEHFVIHVPENMPLAAAAPLLCAGITTYSPLRYFGLDKPGLHIGVVGLGGLGHVGVKFAKALGLKVTVISTSQSKQKEAIEHLGADSFLISTDPDQLQAAMGTMDGILDTVSADHPIHPLIGLLKSHGKLIFLGAPAKPVELPVFSLLMGRKLVAGSGIGGMKETQEMLDFAAKHNITADVEVIPMDYVNTAMERLAKADVKYRFVIDVAKTLKAE; encoded by the exons ATGGAGAAATCACTAGAGGAAGTGCACCCTGTTAAGGCTTTTGGTTGGGCAGCTAAAGATACTTCTGGGTTACTTTCCCCCTTTAAATTCTCCAGAAG GGAAACTGGGGATAAGGATGTGAAATTGAAGATTCTTTATTGTGGTATCTGTCATACTGATCTTCATCAAGTGAAAAATGAATGGGGATTTTCTCAATATCCTATGGTCCCTGG ACATGAGATTGTGGGTGAAGTAACCGAGGTTGGTAGCAAGGTGGAGAAATTCAAAGTTGGGGAGAAAGCTGGTGTGGGGTGTCTAGTTGGATCATGTCGATCTTGTGAAAACTGCACCAACGATCTTGAAAATTATTGTTCCAAGGGAATAGCCACCTACAATGCAATCTACCACGATGGAACACCAACGTATGGAGGCTACTCAGACATGATTGTTGTTGATGAACATTTTGTCATTCATGTCCCAGAAAACATGCCCCTAGCTGCTGCAGCTCCTCTCCTTTGTGCTGGAATTACAACCTACAGCCCGTTGAGATACTTTGGACTAGATAAACCAGGTCTTCATATTGGTGTAGTAGGTCTTGGTGGACTCGGTCATGTTGGTGTCAAGTTTGCCAAGGCTTTAGGGCTAAAGGTGACGGTAATTAGTACATCTCAAAGCAAACAGAAGGAAGCCATTGAACATCTTGGTGCTGATTCGTTTTTGATTAGTACTGATCCGGATCAGCTGCAG GCTGCTATGGGCACAATGGATGGAATTCTTGACACAGTCTCCGCGGACCATCCCATACATCCATTGATTGGGCTATTGAAGTCTCATGGGAAGCTTATATTTCTTGGTGCACCTGCAAAACCTGTCGAGCTACCAGTCTTTTCATTGCTTATGG GGAGGAAGCTTGTAGCTGGAAGTGGTATAGGAGGGATGAAAGAGACGCAAGAAATGCTTGATTTTGCTGCAAAACACAATATAACAGCAGATGTTGAAGTTATTCCGATGGATTATGTAAACACTGCAATGGAGCGTCTTGCCAAAGCTGATGTTAAATACCGTTTTGTCATTGATGTTGCTAAGACCCTTAAAGCAGAATGA